A genome region from Flavobacterium sp. CFS9 includes the following:
- a CDS encoding helix-turn-helix transcriptional regulator produces the protein MIVNRILQIIDYKGINRRKFYIETGLSNGFLDKVKDVGASKIEQILRIYPEINPEWLLTGKGHMLENAAFFEYEWGIKMSQIEEPSTIYEVTTTKTLKKQFVPVYDVENADGAVSLFKESEEKPIDYVSVPNLPKCDGAIYVSGDRMYPFLKSGDLIIYKKMSRRIEHIIWGEMYLISVVTDEPEEFLLIRWVQKSDKGEDWIKLVSENSRYESKDILLENVEGLALVKATIRINSNF, from the coding sequence ATGATCGTAAACAGAATCTTACAAATTATTGACTATAAAGGAATTAATAGAAGAAAATTTTATATCGAAACGGGTCTTTCTAACGGCTTTTTGGATAAGGTTAAAGATGTTGGTGCATCAAAAATAGAGCAGATACTTCGCATTTATCCTGAAATTAATCCGGAATGGCTTCTGACAGGAAAAGGGCATATGCTTGAAAATGCGGCCTTTTTTGAGTACGAATGGGGAATTAAAATGAGTCAGATTGAGGAACCTTCTACTATTTACGAAGTCACGACCACAAAAACACTGAAGAAGCAATTTGTACCGGTTTATGATGTTGAGAATGCTGACGGGGCAGTTTCCTTATTTAAAGAATCGGAAGAAAAACCAATTGACTACGTCTCGGTTCCCAACTTACCCAAATGCGATGGCGCTATTTATGTAAGTGGAGATCGCATGTATCCTTTTTTAAAGAGCGGTGACCTTATCATTTATAAAAAAATGAGCCGCAGGATCGAACATATTATTTGGGGAGAAATGTATTTGATTTCTGTAGTAACTGATGAACCGGAAGAATTTCTCCTGATCCGATGGGTACAAAAATCTGACAAAGGAGAAGATTGGATTAAACTGGTTAGCGAAAACAGCCGTTATGAATCGAAGGATATTCTTCTTGAAAATGTTGAAGGATTAGCTTTAGTAAAAGCGACAATTCGAATCAATTCCAACTTTTAA
- a CDS encoding outer membrane beta-barrel protein, protein MKKKITLLFVIKSFLVFSQETVKNEWADSSKVETLQEIKIIKNRRKAGIYKLHLPKEILKNENMGKTLRRVENITLDNSKTVYFKGKKIKNYIYNDKVITQEEFFKLLSENIVSFQIVENYFNLSNGETELVIKVKDNNGNVDNIKGTVDGTLGLLQEFNFLGLNLFYKKNKFSTILNISNLKNVSDNSSEEMFNDKTLNYSNHRVLYQSNFSMLTIFEIDKSSSLSLRNKYSIVDENRRSIFPDLSEASYFFLIRDYNTNLRYEKKTENNLEYKLNLDYVSNNNKIENTSNKSNQKFTEWTFSSSVSKSIDKLYIQSALVLTCRNYVFDNVTNRSEVKQNIVTPFISFSYDLNPNNSLSFGNRFQFSQDKVNHEAVFDHNFYLPNFTYFSKFDSIVDLEFNYKRYVVRPSIRSISNFTYQDFNNNSIVNPSYLEPEINNSFSLDLVKNIKKVDITLNFGYLTSSNNISVVNELNDYKMISENTNLDSYNSSSVGTSVSFKFYKESRFNLNYSYTKLKMKKENEIYEGFVNYLDLSVSGNIDKSTMYSINSYYIDRFYDFNLYRSVKPDISFSLSRNFLKDRLNINLEYRNILNTDANRMLRFTNNTNYYALDNRNTSHMILVNASYNFGKTFKVNRKYIRNINSDMKL, encoded by the coding sequence ATGAAAAAAAAAATTACGCTACTATTTGTTATAAAATCATTTTTGGTTTTCTCCCAGGAAACAGTTAAAAATGAATGGGCCGACTCCTCAAAAGTTGAAACCCTTCAAGAGATAAAAATTATTAAAAATAGGAGAAAAGCAGGAATCTATAAACTTCATTTGCCCAAAGAAATTTTGAAAAATGAAAACATGGGTAAAACGTTGCGACGGGTTGAGAACATTACTTTGGATAATAGCAAGACAGTTTATTTTAAAGGAAAAAAAATCAAAAACTATATTTATAATGACAAAGTAATCACTCAGGAAGAATTTTTCAAGTTATTGTCTGAGAACATTGTTTCCTTTCAGATTGTTGAGAATTATTTTAATTTGTCCAATGGCGAGACCGAACTTGTTATAAAAGTAAAGGACAATAATGGTAATGTTGATAATATAAAAGGTACAGTTGATGGAACGCTGGGGCTCTTGCAGGAGTTCAATTTTTTAGGGTTGAATCTGTTTTATAAAAAAAATAAATTTTCGACAATTCTGAATATTTCTAATCTTAAAAATGTTTCCGATAACAGTTCAGAAGAAATGTTCAATGATAAAACTTTAAACTATTCCAATCATAGGGTTTTGTATCAGTCAAATTTTTCAATGCTTACTATTTTTGAGATCGATAAGTCAAGCAGTCTTTCGCTGCGAAACAAATACTCCATAGTAGATGAAAACAGAAGGAGTATTTTTCCGGATTTATCAGAGGCATCTTATTTTTTTCTTATCCGGGATTATAACACAAATTTGAGGTACGAGAAGAAGACAGAAAATAATTTAGAGTATAAACTCAATTTAGATTATGTAAGTAACAATAATAAAATTGAGAATACGTCCAATAAGTCGAATCAAAAATTTACAGAATGGACGTTTAGTTCTTCGGTTTCAAAGTCAATTGATAAGCTTTATATTCAATCGGCACTGGTATTGACCTGTCGCAATTATGTTTTCGACAATGTAACAAACAGGAGTGAGGTGAAGCAAAATATAGTTACCCCTTTTATTAGTTTTAGTTACGATTTAAACCCTAATAATTCATTATCGTTTGGCAACAGATTTCAGTTCTCTCAGGATAAAGTAAACCATGAAGCTGTTTTTGATCATAATTTTTATCTGCCAAATTTCACCTATTTTTCGAAATTTGATTCGATAGTAGATTTGGAGTTCAATTATAAGCGGTACGTTGTCAGACCAAGTATAAGATCAATTTCTAATTTCACGTATCAGGACTTTAATAATAATTCAATTGTCAATCCTTCTTACTTAGAGCCGGAAATCAATAATTCGTTTTCTCTCGATTTGGTGAAGAATATAAAGAAAGTAGATATAACTCTAAACTTCGGTTACTTAACATCATCTAACAATATTTCTGTTGTTAATGAACTAAATGACTACAAAATGATCTCTGAAAATACAAATCTGGATTCTTATAATAGTAGTTCTGTTGGTACTTCAGTCTCATTTAAATTTTATAAAGAATCCAGATTTAATTTGAACTATAGTTATACCAAATTAAAAATGAAGAAGGAGAATGAGATCTATGAAGGTTTTGTAAATTATCTCGATTTATCGGTTAGCGGGAATATAGATAAAAGCACCATGTATTCAATCAACTCTTATTATATCGACAGGTTTTACGATTTTAATTTGTACCGTTCAGTGAAACCGGATATCTCGTTCAGTCTATCCCGAAATTTCTTAAAAGACAGATTAAATATCAATCTGGAGTATAGAAATATTTTGAATACTGATGCAAACAGAATGTTGCGATTTACAAATAATACCAATTATTATGCGTTAGACAACAGGAATACATCTCATATGATTTTAGTAAATGCATCCTACAATTTCGGAAAAACATTTAAAGTAAATCGCAAATACATTCGCAATATTAACTCGGATATGAAGCTGTAA
- a CDS encoding exopolyphosphatase, with the protein MLKKHNPKVLVFILFSLFFSISTLAQKNIFAGIEIGRRTIKVSVLDVSNIKKADYKIIYYSNDEGLSFAKHITATGELTQEDINKAGLIVFTQLTKIRAQFKIPEENIFLVASSVFGSARNVDALKNKISTLTNKELDIINVDEEAKILVKGSIPPVDYANALHLDIGAASTKGGYIDELQDGKLEFMPLELDFGTMSLTDAVKKTVANQSQASDMAVYQEKSFDFNPIVRKKIKDMLDANPLLLKKEKIYLSGGAVWAFTTLYYNENTKDHYLPIKLEDVIDYDAILKNNFNKFNTLAKTNAEAARVLNIYDQKYLISANNILQACVESIPNLEKKKIYFVKEGPITWLISYIADRSKKVNTNF; encoded by the coding sequence ATGCTTAAAAAACACAACCCCAAAGTTCTAGTTTTTATACTTTTCAGTTTATTTTTCTCCATTAGTACTCTTGCTCAAAAAAATATTTTCGCCGGAATTGAAATCGGCCGCAGAACGATAAAAGTTTCTGTTCTTGATGTAAGTAACATTAAAAAAGCTGATTACAAAATCATCTATTATTCCAATGACGAAGGTCTGAGTTTCGCCAAACATATCACCGCTACCGGTGAGCTTACTCAGGAAGATATCAACAAAGCCGGTTTAATTGTTTTTACTCAATTGACCAAAATTAGAGCACAATTTAAGATTCCGGAAGAGAACATCTTTTTAGTAGCTTCTTCTGTTTTTGGATCTGCACGTAACGTTGATGCTTTAAAAAACAAAATCAGTACGCTAACTAACAAAGAGCTTGATATTATCAATGTTGACGAGGAAGCTAAAATACTGGTTAAAGGTTCTATACCACCTGTTGATTATGCTAACGCTCTGCACCTTGATATTGGTGCTGCAAGTACAAAAGGTGGATACATTGACGAACTTCAGGATGGTAAATTAGAGTTTATGCCTTTAGAACTTGATTTTGGTACGATGTCACTTACTGATGCCGTAAAAAAAACGGTTGCAAACCAAAGTCAGGCCAGCGATATGGCCGTGTATCAGGAAAAATCTTTTGATTTTAATCCGATTGTTCGTAAAAAGATAAAGGATATGCTTGATGCAAATCCGCTTTTATTAAAAAAGGAAAAAATCTATCTGTCCGGTGGAGCTGTATGGGCTTTTACAACCTTGTATTACAATGAAAATACAAAAGACCATTATCTGCCAATAAAACTGGAAGACGTTATCGATTACGATGCGATTCTAAAGAATAATTTCAACAAGTTTAACACCCTTGCTAAAACCAACGCCGAAGCTGCAAGAGTATTAAATATATACGACCAGAAATACCTTATTTCGGCAAATAACATCCTACAAGCTTGTGTGGAGAGTATCCCTAATTTAGAGAAGAAAAAAATATATTTTGTAAAAGAAGGCCCAATAACCTGGCTTATCTCTTACATTGCAGACCGTTCTAAAAAGGTAAACACCAATTTTTAA
- a CDS encoding class I SAM-dependent methyltransferase, translating into MKQNIYDDIDFFENYGKMPRSIEGLNAAGEWHVLKNMLPDFQGKNVLDLGCGYGWHCIYAKEQGAENVIGVDLSKKMTDKAKENSKGLSIEYYQKPIEDIQFENEQFDIIFSSLTFHYIQDLEVLFRKINQYLKRGGSFVFSMEHPVFTAKAEQDWYKDENENRLHWPVDHYQNEGERQTNFLGHKVVKYHRTVASILNAVIHSGFNITQISEPKPSDEIIEKYPEMTDELRRPIFIMIAAGKS; encoded by the coding sequence ATGAAACAAAATATTTATGATGATATTGATTTTTTTGAGAACTATGGTAAAATGCCGCGTTCGATAGAAGGTCTAAATGCAGCAGGAGAGTGGCATGTTTTAAAAAATATGCTGCCTGATTTTCAAGGGAAAAATGTTCTTGATCTTGGCTGTGGTTATGGCTGGCATTGTATTTATGCAAAAGAACAGGGAGCGGAGAATGTAATTGGAGTTGATTTGTCAAAGAAAATGACTGATAAAGCAAAGGAAAATTCTAAAGGACTATCAATAGAATATTATCAAAAACCAATTGAAGATATTCAATTTGAAAACGAGCAGTTTGATATTATTTTCAGTTCGCTTACGTTTCATTACATACAAGATTTGGAAGTTCTTTTTCGTAAAATAAATCAATATTTAAAAAGAGGAGGAAGTTTTGTTTTCTCTATGGAGCATCCTGTTTTTACTGCTAAAGCGGAGCAGGATTGGTATAAAGATGAGAATGAAAACCGACTGCATTGGCCGGTCGATCATTACCAGAACGAAGGCGAGCGACAAACCAATTTCTTAGGTCATAAAGTAGTGAAATACCATCGAACTGTAGCAAGTATTTTAAATGCTGTAATTCATTCAGGTTTTAATATTACACAAATATCCGAGCCTAAACCGTCGGATGAAATTATTGAAAAATACCCGGAAATGACAGACGAATTAAGAAGACCCATTTTTATCATGATTGCTGCCGGTAAATCATAA